A single window of Trachemys scripta elegans isolate TJP31775 chromosome 18, CAS_Tse_1.0, whole genome shotgun sequence DNA harbors:
- the SERPINF1 gene encoding pigment epithelium-derived factor — MQTLVVLLWLGLLASPSRSQDSAAEQDSGTPEGGNTEAAEEEDPFYKSPVNKLAASVSNFGYDLYRQQSSKTPTANVLLSPFSVATALSGLLLGAGERTEDLISRTLFYDLLNKAEVHNTYKELLASITAPVKGLRSATRIVVERKLRMKMGFVSQLEKSYGARPKLLTGNTHSDLQDINNWVQQQTKGKIVKFLKEIPTGISIFLIGAVYFKGQWGTKFDPTKTMLQDFHLDEGRSVKVPMMSDPKAILRYGFDSELNCKIAQLPLTAGVSAMFFLPQKVTQNMTLIEESLTSEFVRDIDRELKTIHAVLSIPRLKLSSEAALGSTLQEMRLQSLFTTPDFSKISPKSTKLSHVQHKAVLELNEDGARSTPSPVENAARLTFPLDYHLDRPFLFVLRDDTTGTLLFIGKILDPRST, encoded by the exons ATGCAGACTCTGGTTGTTCTCCTGTGGCTAGGGCTCCTAGCCTCCCCCAGCAGATCTCAGGACTCGGCTGCAGAGCAG GACTCCGGGACCCCTGAAGGAGGCAACACAGAGGCAGCTGAGGAGGAAGATCCCTTCTACAAAAGCCCTGTAAACAAATTGGCAGCTTCAGTCTCCAACTTTGGCTATGACCTGTATCGCCAGCAGTCGAGCAAGACTCCCACCGCCAATGTGTTACTGTCTCCCTTCAGTGTAGCTACTGCACTTTCTGGCCTTTTACTAG GTGCTGGAGAGCGAACAGAAGACCTGATTTCTCGTACTCTCTTCTACGACCTGCTTAACAAGGCTGAGGTCCACAACACCTACAAGGAGCTACTGGCTAGCATCACTGCACCTGTAAAGGGCCTAAGAAGTGCCACCCGCATTGTTGTGGAGAGAA aactgagaatgaaaatgggGTTTGTGAGCCAGCTGGAGAAGTCCTATGGGGCACGGCCCAAGTTGCTGACTGGCAATACCCATTCAGACCTGCAAGACATCAACAACTGGGTGCAACAGCAGACCAAGGGAAAGATTGTCAAATTCCTGAAGGAGATACCTACAGGCATCAGCATCTTCCTCATCGGGGCAGTTTATTTCAAAG gacagTGGGGAACCAAGTTTGACCCCACAAAGACTATGCTGCAGGACTTCCACCTGGATGAAGGCAGATCCGTGAAGGTGCCCATGATGTCGGACCCCAAAGCCATACTGCGATATGGCTTCGACTCAGAACTCAACTGCAAG ATTGCCCAGCTACCACTGACAGCCGGGGTCAGTGCTATGTTCTTCCTGCCACAGAAGGTGACCCAGAACATGACCCTGATTGAGGAGAGTCTCACCTCGGAGTTTGTCCGTGACATAGACAGGGAGCTGAAGACAATTCACGCTGTGCTGAGCATACCCAGGCTGAAGCTGAGCTCTGAGGCGGCACTTGGCAGCACACTGCAGGAGATGA GGCTCCAGTCGCTCTTCACAACACCTGACTTCAGCAAGATTTCTCCCAAATCCACCAAGCTCTCTCATGTGCAACACAAGGCAGTCCTGGAACTAAATGAAGATGGGGCAAGATCCACACCAAGCCCCGTAGAGAATGCTGCTCGCCTGACCTTCCCCCTTGACTACCATCTAGACAGACCGTTCCTATTTGTGCTGAGGGATGACACCACGGGAACCCTCCTCTTTATTGGCAAAATCCTGGACCCCAGGAGCACTTAG